A window of Candidatus Zixiibacteriota bacterium genomic DNA:
TTTCCCTCTTGATCCATGTCGCGCTCAGGTATTACAGCCACGCGCGAATCAGGGATAATATCTATGTAATCGGGGCAATAATTTCGGTCGTTTTCGCGGTCAGCGACGAAATCCATCAGTACTTCGTCCCGGGCCGGGAATCCTCGCTTCTGGATCTGCTCGCCGATACACTCGGGGCGGTCCTGGCCCAGTTCGTTTTGTGGCGCTTTTT
This region includes:
- a CDS encoding VanZ family protein, which produces MMTRIKRSFLYYHLPAILYAMLIFYVSGLREISPPSLGISWDDKLYHFGEYFVFSLLIHVALRYYSHARIRDNIYVIGAIISVVFAVSDEIHQYFVPGRESSLLDLLADTLGAVLAQFVLWRFFKSRNAQKAID